The Dehalococcoides mccartyi CG5 genome contains the following window.
CGCCCGCGCAGATAGGAACTAGCCATGTCTACAATATAACCCTTGGCAATACCATCCAGAGTAATGGCCATGCCGTTCCTGCCCAAAACTATATCCTTGCCTTTGATAGACATTTCCCTGTAATCAACCAGATATTTTACTTCAGCAAGCTGGGCGGAAGAGGGAGGCAGTTTGGTTTTGGCAAAGCTGTCCTGACAGAGGTCCAAGGCAGGCAGTACAGTCGGGTCAAATGCCCCGCCGCTAAGCTCGGCACAATACCGGGCATTGGAAAGAACGGATACGAATTCGCTTGAAGCACCTATGGCCTGACCGCTCCTGTTCAGGCGGTAAAGCTCTGAGGTTATATCAAAACGGTTAAATACAGAAGACAACCGCTCAATTTCGGCAAAGGTATCTTTGACCTTGGCTTTGGCGCTGTCCTGACCGCTATCTATCAGGGTAATTGTTATATAGGTTCCCAAAAGAGCTTTGGTTTCAGAATACTGGCATTCAGCCGCCGAGGTAATCAGCTCCTTAACCCCTAAACCGCCGGCAGCTAAAACCCCGGCACCTACGGCTGAAATCCTGATAAAGTCTCTTCTGGTTAGTTTATTCTTCACTTTTTTATCCTCCCCAACCCCAAACCCTTAAAAAAGAACCGGATCTGGTGATGGTAAAAAACTTATTGTCACTAAATCTAAAGCTATTTGCCGGAAAATTTATTAACCAGCCCAATAGTGCTTTTCCGTATTTTAAGTATGATATCCATAGTAGCGCCCACCGGGCAAAGATAATGACACCAGAAATCATGGATGAAGAGAGACACGCCCAGAGTGGCTATCACCAGAAGCCACTGGTCTAGCGCGCCCTTAAGGCTAAAGATAGTGTTCCAAGGTTCAAATACGGCCAGTGAAGGGGACTGGAAAACCAGAACCAGTACCACTATCAGCCAGAGAATCACGTAACGGGTGTTTCGCATAACAAGCTGAGTGCGGGTAATGGGACGGGTACGGCCGCCGCCGATAAAATTCAAGCCCTCCTGAATGGCAGAGAACGGACACATCCAGAAACACCAAAGGTTTTTACCGAAGGCAAGCGCTGCCCCTATGATACCAAAGACCATAAGGTACAAGAGCATATTGCTCTGCCAGCTGGGTGCAAAGCCAGTGGGGAAAACGATAAAGTTGACCAGGCTAAGCGGTACAGACAGCCAGATACCAAATACCGCCAGTCCGACCAGTAGACTGAGGTAACGAAGGACATGTACTTTGCGTAAAGACGGTATCATGCGCAAGGCAAATACGGCCAAAATACCGGCGATAAAAAACACCTCGGCCAGCCCGAAATTGATAGGTTCAGGCGGAACTGGATAGGGGTTGCCAAGCTGTTCAGAAAGTATCAGGCGGCCTTCACGGACACCGGTATCAACACCGGTTGAAGAGCGGGTAGCTCCGGAAACTGCATTGATATCTTCATTCAGCTGAAGAGGATCTTGATAAGAACGCCCGATAAACTGGGAAAAATAATCATTGGCGGCAAGTCTGTTATACCAGGCAGGGGTATCGTTGGTTTGGGGAACATCCATAGCCAAAATAACGCCATCATTGCTCCATGCCACCACTACCGTCATAGGGCCGGCATAACCCAAACCCTTGCCGGAAGTAACAAAAGCAATCTGGTTGCCGTCAGAGTCAAGGGCACCGAAGAGATAAAGATCATCTGACGCCCGGTCAGCCAGTTTTTTGAAGCTGGCGGCTTCCGGAACAACCTTGGATAGATACTGCTCAACATCAGGCGAAGCTGAAACTTTGCCTATCACTCCGGCTATCACCACCGTAAGGATGGCAAATATTATAAGCGCTTTTTTACCGTGTAGCTTCCAGAAACTGCTCTGCATATAATGACCGCCTCACTTTCTGAGACACCCCACTACTAGTCTGCGTACCCCAGAAATGATTGTTTATTAATAACTATTATTAGATAAATAATTCACTGATAATACTACAACTAAATAGTTAGTTTATCACGCATATATTCCCTTGGCAAGCTCAGGGGCACGCCAGAGGTCTCCCTTTGAACCCGAATAATTTAATCTATCAGACCCGAGGCCTTTACAAACATGACCACCAGACTGATAAGTACACAGAATGACACCATGACAATCAGGAAAATATCTATCGCCTTGCTTTTTTCTTTAACAGGCTGTTCCATTTATTCCCCACCCATTTACGCGCCTTTATTATTATATCCAGTGAAGCCCCTACAGGGCAAAGATAATTACACCAGAAATTGTAAAACAGCAGAGCACCTGCAAGTGTGGCTATCAGCAGTATCCATTCCGGAAAGTCACCTTTGAGGCTGAAAAATAGATTCCAAGGCTCAAACCCGGATACATTGGGTGCTCTGAATACAAAAACCAGCATCAGTGCCAGCCAAAGGAGCGCATAGCGTACCCATTTAAAACGTTTCTGGGTTTTGGCAGAGGGAGAAACCCCCTCACCTATGAAATGAAGCCCTTCTTGAACGGCGGCGAAAGGGCATAACCAATAACAGTAATAGTTTTTGCCAAAGAGAATAGCCAATCCCAGTATTCCCCAGACCACAATATAAAAGATGATAAATTGCTCAACACTGGGGGCATAACCTACCAGAAAACTGGATATATTGTTTAGACTAAGGGGTACCGAAAGCCAGATACCCACTATAAAGAAGCTATAGGTCAAAGCCAGATAACGGGCATATTTTGGGTTTTTAAACGGCCTGAAGGTACGTACCCAAAAGACAAATGCAATCCCTAAACATACCATTAATTCGGGCAAACCAAATTTTATACCCGGAAGCGGGTCTTTATAGTCGGATCCAAGTTCTTTTACTACCAGAAGCCTTCCGGCTTTGACCGCCATAGCCACCCCGTTTGAAGAAACGGTAGAACCGGAAACAGCGTCTATATCTTCGTGTATCTGGATAGGCTCTTCGTAACCCCGGCCTATGTACTGGTCAAAAAAATGTCTGGCTTCAAGAACCCGCCACCAGGGAAGATCTTCGTGATGAACGGGAACAGATATCTGCAGGATAATGCCGTCAAGGCTCCAGTCAAGAGCAACCAGCAACGGACCGCCATAACCCTGTCCCTGTGAAATAGTAACATAGCTTTGGAGCTGACCTTCGTCATCCAGTATGGCATAAAGCACGCCCTGACTGGTAGCTATCAGTTCGGTATATTCAGAATTTTCCGGTACTACCTGAGGAATGTATTCCTGGTAACCTAAATCCTGATGGGTAAAACCATACAAAGCGGCCAATCCCAAGCTTAAAAGAGCCAGCAAAGTAACTATCCTGCTGCAATTTGGGCTAAACCGGTTTGAATTATTCAATCACTTACCATTCAAAATGGATAAATAAGGAGAGAGGCTTTATTCAAGCCTCTTCAAGATACACTTAGTTTACTCTAATCTATTAGAGAAATTCAAATAAGTCAGGGGTTTCCCTGTGGATTACT
Protein-coding sequences here:
- a CDS encoding 4Fe-4S binding protein, which translates into the protein MQSSFWKLHGKKALIIFAILTVVIAGVIGKVSASPDVEQYLSKVVPEAASFKKLADRASDDLYLFGALDSDGNQIAFVTSGKGLGYAGPMTVVVAWSNDGVILAMDVPQTNDTPAWYNRLAANDYFSQFIGRSYQDPLQLNEDINAVSGATRSSTGVDTGVREGRLILSEQLGNPYPVPPEPINFGLAEVFFIAGILAVFALRMIPSLRKVHVLRYLSLLVGLAVFGIWLSVPLSLVNFIVFPTGFAPSWQSNMLLYLMVFGIIGAALAFGKNLWCFWMCPFSAIQEGLNFIGGGRTRPITRTQLVMRNTRYVILWLIVVLVLVFQSPSLAVFEPWNTIFSLKGALDQWLLVIATLGVSLFIHDFWCHYLCPVGATMDIILKIRKSTIGLVNKFSGK
- a CDS encoding FAD:protein FMN transferase, with the translated sequence MKNKLTRRDFIRISAVGAGVLAAGGLGVKELITSAAECQYSETKALLGTYITITLIDSGQDSAKAKVKDTFAEIERLSSVFNRFDITSELYRLNRSGQAIGASSEFVSVLSNARYCAELSGGAFDPTVLPALDLCQDSFAKTKLPPSSAQLAEVKYLVDYREMSIKGKDIVLGRNGMAITLDGIAKGYIVDMASSYLRGRGVSQIIVEAGGDLALQGMREDGQPWKVGITHPRAFTGYYDVIQSSNACMATSGDYENAFTPDYKYNHIIDPSTGFSPQELCSATVIARDTLLADALATAAMVMGVDETLKLLESLDGAEALLIGKDLKSYTTSGYRALSEHLST
- a CDS encoding FMN-binding protein encodes the protein MLALLSLGLAALYGFTHQDLGYQEYIPQVVPENSEYTELIATSQGVLYAILDDEGQLQSYVTISQGQGYGGPLLVALDWSLDGIILQISVPVHHEDLPWWRVLEARHFFDQYIGRGYEEPIQIHEDIDAVSGSTVSSNGVAMAVKAGRLLVVKELGSDYKDPLPGIKFGLPELMVCLGIAFVFWVRTFRPFKNPKYARYLALTYSFFIVGIWLSVPLSLNNISSFLVGYAPSVEQFIIFYIVVWGILGLAILFGKNYYCYWLCPFAAVQEGLHFIGEGVSPSAKTQKRFKWVRYALLWLALMLVFVFRAPNVSGFEPWNLFFSLKGDFPEWILLIATLAGALLFYNFWCNYLCPVGASLDIIIKARKWVGNKWNSLLKKKARR